The nucleotide window GATCCCAACAAATTAAGGTACCAATATTCCCTTTTTTTGTTGAATTGTTCCTAAAGCCTAAATCACCAGGAGTAAAATAAAATTTCTCATAAAAATGAGGGTCATCTGGAATATGCATCTTTCTATACAATCCGGCTTCACTACCATCTGTATCTATTATGTAGGCAGAATTATGATAAATACCGGCCATACGTTTTTCGAAAAATGGAACAATTATAACAACGCCCAATTCTTTGGCAAGGGCACTAAACGCTTGGAATGATGTACTATAAAGTGGTTCAGCTAATGAAAAATTCTCTGTGTCTTCACTTTGGCAAAAATAATGGCTGCTATAAAGTTCTGGTAAACAGATTACTTCAGCCCCCTTTTCGGCAGCCTTTCTAACCCAATCCATACATTTTTTAAGATTGTTATCTGGCGTATTATTCAAATTTAATTGGACAACAGCTATTTTGTAGTTTTTCATGTTAACTATGCATTTCGTAATGCAAAAATACATATTTCTATATCGAAATGTTGAGCTCTAATACTAACAACCTTAACGTAACTACCAATAAAAAAAGCCCAAGTTATCCTTGGGCTTTTTACGAATTAGAAAAATTCTAATTCAATGTAGCTTTTAGTGCAGCTTGTGCGCTTGCCACTCTCGCTATTGGAACTCGGTAGGGAGAACAGCTTACGTAATCCATACCATTGTTGTAGCAGAATGCAACTGATGAGGGCTCTCCTCCATGTTCACCACAAATACCAACTTTTAAATTTGGTTTAGTACTTCTACCTCTTGTTATACCAATATGCACCAATTGACCTACACCTTCCTGATCTAAAACTTCAAATGGATCATTTTTAAGAATTCCTTTTTCAAGATAATCTGGCAAAAACTTACCTGCATCATCTCTGGAATAACCATAGGTCATTTGTGTAAGATCGTTGGTGCCGAATGAGAAGAAATCTGCACGTTCAGCTATCTTATCAGCTATTAAAGTCGCTCTTGGAACCTCTATCATAGTACCAACAGAGAAATCAATTTTATCTTGTCTTTCTTCGAAGACAGTTTCAGCTGTCTCCCTAATGACGTTTTCTTGAAATACAAATTCATCGAAAGTTCCAACCAAAGGAATCATTATTTCTGGCTTAGCTTCTATACCTTCTTTTTTGAGATTTAGCGCAGCTTCAATTATGGCCCTAGTTTGCATTTCAGTAATTTCAGGGTAAGTGGTACCTAAACGGCATCCTCTATGGCCCAACATCGGGTTGAACTCTTCCAATTCAGATACTTTCACCTTAACAGAATCTAAGGAAATATGCATTTCATCTGCTAATTCCTTGAGAGTTGCCAATTGGTGAGGCACAAATTCATGCAATGGTGGGTCTAGTAAACGAATGGTTACTGGCAATCCTTGCATTGCTTTAAAAATACCTTCAAAGTCTTCCCTTTGCATAGGTAACAATTTAGCTAATGCCAATTTCCTTCCTTTCACTGTATCTGCTAGGATCATTTCTCGCATAGCCTTGATTCGGTCCACTTCAAAGAACATGTGCTCAGTTCTAGTTAAACCTATACCTTCAGCACCAAAATTCTTAGCAATTGACGCATCTTTTGGAGTGTCGGCATTCGTTCTAACTTTCATAGTAGCAAACTTATCAGCTAATTCCATGATATCACCAAATTCACCTGTCAATTCTGGTTCTTTGGTAGCTACTTTACCATCTATAATATTTCCTGTTGAACCATTTAAAGAAATCCAATCTCCTTCGTGATATTCTTTCCCATCAACAAACATGCTACGATCTTTGTAGTCAATTTTCAAAGCACCGGCCCCTGATACGCAGCATTTACCTATTCCTCTTGCAACAACTGCTGCGTGGGATGTCATACCTCCCCTAGCAGTTAAAATACCTTTGGCCAAATTCATCCCTTCTAAATCCTCAGGAGATGTTTCTATCCTCACAAGGATACTGTTTTTATATTTTGCAACCTCGTCAGCGAAGAATACAATTTGACCAGTAGCCGCACCTGGAGATGCAGGTAAGCCTTGAGCAATTATATGTGCATCCTTAAGCGCGTTAGGATCGAAAACTGGGTGTAATAATTCATCTAATTTGTTAGGATCTATTCTCAATAACGCCTCTTCTTCTGAAATTAATCCCTCTTTAATAAGATCTATGGCAATTTTAACCATTGCAGCACCAGTACGTTTACCATTCCTTGTTTGAAGAATCCAAAGTTTGCCTTCTTGAATGGTAAACTCCATGTCCTGCATGTCTTTATAATGCTCTTCTAGTAATTGCTGATATTCATTCAACTCATCAAAAATTTCTGGCATCAATTCCTCCAATGAAGGATAGTTATTTATTCTCAATTTTTCTGTAACCTGTGCCAAATCTGCCCATCTCTGAGAACCTAATTTGGTAACTTGTTGAGGTGTTCTAACCCCAGCAACCACATCTTCTCCCTGTGCGTTTATAAGATATTCACCATTAAACACATCCTCACCTGTCCCTGCATCTCGCGTAAAGCAAACACCAGTTCCAGAATTCAATCCCATATTGCCAAATACCATGGCTTGGACATTTACAGCAGTACCCCAATCGGCAGGATATCCATGCATATTTCTGTAGTAAATGGCACGTTTTCCATTCCAACTATCAAAAACAGCAATTATAGCCATCCATAATTGATCCCAAGGGTTTGATGGAAATTCTTTTCCTAACCGGTGGTAAACCGCTTTTTTGAAGTCGAATACCAAATCTTTCAGATCTTGGACAGTAAATTCCGTATCTAATTGAATACCTCTCTTTTCCTTGAGATTTTCAATGATTTCTTCAAATGGATCAATATCAGTTTTAGATTTAGGTTTCATTCCTAAAACTACTCCACCATACATCTGTACAAACCGTCTGTAACTATCCCAAGCAAAGCGTTCATTGTTGGTCTTTTTGGCCAAACCAGCTACAACTTTATCATTTAAACCAAGGTTTAAAACAGTATCCATCATACCCGGCATAGAAACCCTAGCGCCAGAACGGACAGATAACAACAAGGGATTTTCGCTATCGCCGAATTTGGCCTTCATAATTTTCTCTACGCTAAGAACTGCCTTTTCAACCTCTTTTTTGATATTAGCTAAAACAATTCCTTTGCCTAAAGCATTGTATTCTGTGCAAACTTCTGTTGTAATGGTAAAGCCTGGAGGAACAGGAATGCCTATTGCGCTCATTTCGGCTAGATTGGCACCTTTACCCCCCAAGAGATTTTTCATTTTGCTATTACCTTCGGCCTTTTTATTGCCGAATGTGTAGACTCTTTTCTTTATTTTTTCTACTACTTCCATGGTAATTTAATTTGTTTGAATCTTGTATGAATTACAGATTAAAATTACTGCGTATATACAAGTCAAAACATGATTAAAATCACCTTTATCAGCTCCTTAAATTTTCATTTTCAAGGATTAGTAGATAAAAAAAATCCGGGCTCTTAAGCCCGGAATCAATATTTTATTATTGGTGGGTATTATTCCTTAATGCCCTCTAAATCTAGAATAAATGCATACATTAAGGCAAAACGCTTAAAACGTTCAAATCTTCCAGATGCACCACCATGACCAGATTCCATGTCAGTATATAAATAAAGTTGGTTATCATCGGTTTTAAGTTCCCTTAATTTAGCTGTCCATTTAGCAGGTTCCCAATATTGAACCTGACTATCCCAATAACCTGTGGTAATTAACATGTTCGGATAATCTTTTGCCTCCACATTATCATAGGGCGAATAGGACAGCATATACCGATAATAGTTTTCATCTTTTGGGTTACCCCATTCATCAAATTCAAAAGTCGTTAATGGGATTGTTTCATCTAACATGGTTGAAACCACATCTACAAATGGTACAGCGGCTATTATTCCATTCCATAAACCTGGAGCCATATTAATCACAGCCCCCATGAGCAAGCCTCCTGCACTTCCACCATAGGCATATAAATGATCTGAACTCGTGTAATTTTTGTCAACCAAATACCTACCCACATCAATGAAATCGGTAAAGGTGTTTTTCTTTTTCAACAATTTTCCATCTTCATACCACTTTCGTCCCATCTCTTGTCCACCACGTATGTGTGCTATGGCGTAAATAAAGCCTCGATCTAATAAACTGAGAATGGTAGAATTGAAGGAAGCATTCTGACTACTTCCGTATGAACCATAACCATATAATAATAATGGTGTTGTTGAGGAAGGATTAGTTGAGTTTTTATAAACAATTGATACAGGAACTTTGGTTCCGTCTCTCACTTCAGCAAAAACACGTTCAACCTTATAATTATCTGATGAAAAATTAGGATCCATAACCTCATCTTGCTTCAACAAGGTTTGCTCCTTTGTTTTCATATTATAATCATAAATGCTGTTAGGTGTAGTAAAGGAAGAATACCCGTACCGAAGCAAGTCGGTGTCAAACTCTGGATTAGCGCTAATGTAAGCCGAATAGGTAGGATCTTTGAATGGGAGATAATAATCTCCTCCAGACCATTTCATAACTCTAATCTGTCTTAAACCTGCCTCGCGTTCTTGAACAACCAAAAAATCCTTAAAAAGTTCAACATTTTCAATAAATACATCCTCCCGGTGAGGTATAACATCTGACCAATTAGATAATCCTGGGGCTTTTACAGGTGCTTTTACCAGCTTAAAATTCGTCGCTTTATTATTTGTAACTAGGTAAAAACTATCACCATAATGATCACCTCTGTAAATTAGATTTCTTTCCCTAGGTTGAATAATTTCAAATTCACCATCTGGGGTATCTGCATCTAGATACCTCATCTCTGTACTTAAGGTTTGAAAACTTCCAATAAATATGTAATCTTTTGATTTGGATTTTGATACCCAAGTACTAAATTCTTCATCGGTTTCTTCAAAAACTAATTTATCCTCACTTTGGAGAGTGCCTAATTTATGTTTAAACACCTTGTTTGAACGCAAAGTTTGAAGATCCTTAGAAGTATAAAAAAATGTTTTGTTATCATTTGCCCAAACCCCACTGCCTGTAGTATTACCTATTACATCTTTATAAATATCACCGGTTTCTAGATTTTTCACATATAAATCATACCGTCTTCGAGAAACGGTATCCACTCCAAAAATGAGAAGATTATTATTTGGACTTACCGAAAGGTTTGAAATTGAAAAATACTTTTTCCCTTTTGCCATTTCAGGTCCATTCAATAAAATTTCTTCTTTAGAATTAATGCCTGCTTTTTTTCTGCAATAAAGCGGATAATTCTTTCCTTTTTCATAACGGGTATAATATGAATAACCATTTTCTGTGACAGGTACCGAGGCATCATCTTCTTTAATTCTACCTGTTATTTCATTGTAAAGTGTTTCCCTTAGGTCTGGTAAATGATTTAATTCAAGATTTAGATATGCATTTTCCTCCTTGAGATAGGCCAATACATCTTCTGTTTGTGAATCTGGATTACTAGCATTTTTCTGTTCGTCAGACAAGCGCATCCAAAAATAATTATCGATTCGAGAATCACCATGAATTGTCAGGGTTTCTGGAATCTTTTTGGCTTTAGGTGGTGTAGTTGTGTTTGTGTTTTGACTTAATGAAACATTAAACAAAACTGTACAGCTAAGAATGGTAATAAATGTTCTCATTTTAATTGGATCAAATTCTTTAAATATAAAGATAAACTAATATCAATATCCTTTCATAATTAGTGGTATTGGGTTAATAACTTTAAACTAAACTTAATAGTTTGGAGCTTTAATATTGATTAATTTTCGCGGATAATATTTGATACTTAAATGCCGAAACCACATATGAAATTCAGGATAAAATCTAATTGGCTTTTCTTATTTTTTACAATCTCTTTAATAATTAGCTTTTCATGCTGTCAATCACAAAAAGAGCCAGAAGACCTGCCAATTTTCATTGAAGAGACCACCGAATTTCAAAACCCTGCCTTAAAACCATTTTATCATGGCGTTGCATCTGGAGATCCATTGACTAATGCGGTGGTAATTTGGACACGTGTTACCCCAGAAGAAAAAGTAAACGAAATTAAAGTGAGTTGGGAATTTGCAGAGGATAAAGAGTTTGAAATGGTTCTGGAAAAAGGTGTTTTTGTTACAGATAGTTTACAGGATTACACAGTAAAGATTAACGTTGATGAACTAGATCCAAACACATATTATTATTACAGATTTAAAGCCTTAAATGGAATTTCTACTGTAGGCCGCACTAAAACTGCTCCCATAGAAAATGCAAATTTAAAATTTGCCGTTGCAAGTTGCAGTAATCTTCAGTGGGGTTATTTCAATGCCTATCAAGGAATTGCCAAGGAAGATTCCCTTGATGCCGTAATTCATCTTGGGGATTACATTTATGAACACGGTGAAGGAGTTTATGCTGATACTTCTTTAGAACGTAAGCATGTGCCTAAGCATGAAATTGTAAGCTTAGGTGATTATCGAACGCGGTACTCACAATACAGGCTAGATTCAGATCTACAAGCTGCACATGCAGAGCATCCTTTTATAGCAATTTGGGATGATCACGAAATAACCAACAATGCCTATATGGATGGGGCTCAAAACCATCAGGATGAAGAAGGAGACTATAAAACGAGAACTGAAATCGCCAAAAAAGTATATTACGAATGGATGCCAATTAGGGAATCGGAGCATCTTTATAGAGAACTAAATTTTGGAGAAATGGCCGATTTGTTCATGTTGGATGAGCGGCTTGATGGACGCACTAAGCAAGTCGACAGTATTAACGATCCCACCATAGGGAATGAAGATCGACATATATTGGGAGAAAACCAGATGAAATGGCTAGAGGGTTCCTTAATAAATTCTAAAGCTAAATGGAAAATAATTGGCAACCAGGTAATTTTTTCTTATCAGGATTGGGGCTATCCAAACTTTAAGCTTAATACTGATGGTTGGGACGGCTACCCAGTAGAGCAGGCTAATTTAACTGAATTTCTGCGTTCAAATAACTTAGAGAATGTGATATTCATAACAGGTGACACTCATTCCTCATGGGCATTTGAAGTCACTAACGATCCCTTCAATTCTTATGACACCAATACTTCGGAAGGTGCGATAGCAATAGAATTCGGTGTTACTAGTATTACATCCGCCAATAGTGATGAAGGTAACCCCAAGGAAAATGTTATCAACCATGAGAAAACAATTGTCGGAGGTAAAATCAACCCTCATCTTAAATACGCTAATATGCGAGACCATGGTTACTTATTGCTTGAACTATCAGACAGCTTGGCTACCGGCAGCTTTAAAATGGTTGAGACCGTTAAGGAACGTAAGGATAGCATGTTTACGGACAAGGTAATATCAGTTAAAAACGGTGAACACAAATTAAATCAAATACAATAATCATTAATTATTTACTGAATTAAAATGAGAATTTTCATTGATATGGATGAGGTAATAGCAGATACCTATGGAGCTCATTTAGATTGGTATAACCGTGAATTTGAAGAAAGTCTAACGCGACTAGAATGTCACGGAAAAGAAGTGATGCATGCTGTACCTGAAGACCGTAAGCAAAGCATAAGAAATCATTGCACTACCAAAGGATTTTTTAGAGATCTAACACCAATTAAATATAGTCAGAAGGTTTTAAAGGATCTTGCAATTAAGCATGAGGTTTATATTGCGTCGGCAGCCATGCAATTCCCAAATTCTTTGGAAGAAAAAAGTCAGTGGTTAGATGAATTTTTTCCATTTATCCCATGGCAAAACAGAATTCTTTGTGGACACAAGCATGTGCTTAATGGAGATGTACTTATCGATGATAGAGCTTTAAATCTTCATCAGTTTAATGGAAGAAAGTTATTGTTTAGCTCGCCACACAACCTTCATGAAACTGATTTTGAACGGGTTGATAATTGGCTAGAAGTGGAGAAATTACTTCTTTAATAATGTTTGCCTGGTATTTTTTTGGAGGAAATCATATAAATTAATACTCTTATTCTATTACCCTTATTTTGTTTACAAAATTACACTTCCTTGGATTATTTTACCGTTGCCAAAGGTTGAATTTCCGGTTTGATTTTAAGGTAGAGCTTATATTGTAAATTTGTTAGAATATTACCCATATCCATAGATTCTTGTTTCTGGAGAATAAATAATTGATCTAACATCTCCTTGCCAGAATAATTTTCTTTGACCTTTTCTGATTTAATTAAAAATTCCTCAACTTTTTTCTCAAACAGTGTAATCTGTTTGCCATCCAATGCCAACTGCCTATTGTATTCTTTGGTTAACTCGAAAGCTTTCTTCTCGAGTTCTGGAGCATCACGCTGAAGCATAGGGTCTTGAGCGTGTATAGTTAAAGAAATTATTGATAAGATAATCGTAAATAATGGTTTCATAATTTAATTTCTAATGTGTTCCTTCTTAAAATATGAAATGACAAACTAAACTTTTATAAGATATCGTTAAACCTCCTTTATAATGGCACAATTTTATTAATTGCATTAAAGTGAAATTGATTTAAGCGCAAAATGTGCTTTCATATTCCTAAATTTGAACAAGGCAAAGAATTCAAAATTGCATCTTCAAGAATTTAAGTTTTCAAAATATTACTTATGCTATTAGCTGTATACTACCTCTTAGTAATTATAGCCATAGGCGGAACGATTTTACCACGTTTTAATGACCAGCATTGGTTTTTTAGGGTGTGGGATTTTGGTAAGGTGCAACTAACAATTTTACAAACCATATTGTTTGTAATCGCATTAATTTTTCTTGAATTCAAAACTCCTCTTTCTATTGCCTTTACCATTTGTTTGGTAGTGTGCATTATTTATAATACAACTATTTTAATTAGGTATACAACCCTTTATAAAGTAAGGAGGCCAGCTGCATATTCTAAACGGTCCAAAAGTATTTCTCTTCTTTCAGTAAATGTATACCAGTTTAATTCTGAATATCAAAGGTTGATAGATTTGGTTAGAAAGATAAAACCAGACATATTCCTAACCATGGAGTCTAATAAAGACTGGGAGAATGCCTTAAATGTATTAGATAGTGAATTCAAACATTCACGAAAAATTGCCCAGGAAAATACTTATGGAATGCATTTTTATACCAATTTAGAAGTATCAGACATCAAAACCAATTATTTCGTTGCGGACGATTTGCCTAGTGTCGAAACCATTTTACATACCAAAGATGGCTATGAATTCGTGTTTTTTGGAGTACATCCACCTCCTCCTAGTCCTACGGAGGAAGAAACATCCAAGGAAAGGGACGGTGAATTAATGTGCATTTCAAAGGAGGTGAGGAAATTGGACAAAACTGTTGTTGTTGCGGGAGATTTCAACAATGTAGCTTGGGCGCGAACCTCTTTATTATTCAAACGAACATCTGATATGTTAGACCCTAGAATTGGTAGAGGGTTTGTTTCCACATTTCATGCAGATTATTGGTTTCTCCGATTTCCAATAGACTTATTCTTTCACACAAAAGATGTTTATATTGAAGAATTTAAAACATTAGAACATGTTGGCTCAGATCATTTGCCGTTATACTGTAAATTTTACATCGGTGATAAAGCCAGTGAACCAGATACTGTAGATGAATTTGATAAAGAGCAACCTGGAGATTTGGAGGAGGCTGAAGAACTTATTAAGGAAGGCAAAAAAGAACAAAGCAACAGACCTATCGTTGCCAAGCCTTAATTTATTTTAAGCGGAGGTTTCATCTTTCTGAGTTAATCCCAATCTCTTCTCCCGTTGGCGCTTAATTACATGATAGGTTAAATAGGCAAACTCAATTCCTACAAAAATTACTCTGTATTTAGATTTTTTTGAAGCAGCGCCTAAAATTCCTAAAATAGTAGATGTTCTCATAGAATCAAAGATAAAAAATATAACGTTTAAGGTTTGCTTGTATGAATCGTATATTAATGCATTTCGCTATTCTTTCTTTGCCCCATTAGATTTAGGCTTAATCGGACTTTTACTCAACAAGAGACCAATTGGCTTCAATTGTGGAATATTTGAACATATTACGGTGAATATCCCAGCAACAGGTACTGCTATAACCATCCCTAATATTCCCCAAATAAAGTTTGAGGCGATTACCACCAAAATGACAAAGAACGGATGAAGATCCACCTTGTCCCCAACAACATAAGGCTCTAGAACATAATTTTCTATAAACTGACTAACAGTAAAAGTTATGACGATTCCAACCAATACATTGGTATCTCCAGTGGTTAAAAATCCCAGGGTTAATGCGATACATACTGCAATTATATTTCCTAAATAGGGAATCAATGTGAGGGTTGCTGCCAACAGACTCACCAAAATAAAATAACTGACACCAGAAAGACCTAAGCCAATTGAATAAAGAACAAATAGAAGCCCTATCATTAATAGTTTACCTTGGAGGTATTTTGGAGCCACTTGTATAGATTCATCTATAATAGTATTTATTTTTTTTGATCTTGATTCATCGAATATTAATAGCACAAAATCCTTGAACATCCTTCTATATCTCAGAATAAAGAATACATAAATAAAGGTTAATAAAAAATTACCCAGAATCCCCATCATGGAAGAAACCATCGACTGTGTTTTCTGCAAAACACTTGAAAAACTTGATTTGAAAAAAGAAGTTATTTTTGCCTCCATGTTTTCAAAAGAACTACCCATAGGTAGATTAGATGTGGCAAATTGTTCAAGTTGATCAATCTTCGGTGCCATAGCCTCCTTTATTTGGGGCCAATCATCTGAAAATAATTTTAATTGGTATATAATTAGATAAGCAAATATCAAAGAGATGAGTAATATGATAAAGGTACTTAGTAAAGAACTTACTCCTCTACTCATTATTTTTTCAAAACGTTTAGCCATTGGTAAAACAACAAAACTCAAAATGATAGCGATAACTAATGGGGCTAAAAAGAGTTTGGCTTTAATTAATCCCCAAATGGTAAAAAATACTCCTAGCAGTGCTAGAACGGACAGAACGAAATACTTTTGATTTTTTGTCAAAATAGAGCAATTATTTAATCAAGGATTAATAAAACTAAAAAGTGTACAACAACAAACTTAACTTTATTCAATTAAATCTTATCTCCAAATTTTAAGTTTTCATAAAACTTTCATTTTTTTTCAGTTTCTCTATTCAGCAATCAAACCTTTAATTATCAATATCATATATTTTCATAATTTCACATAAATGCCGTTAAACAAACGTTAAATGCCAGAGAGTTTTCATGCAATATAATCCATAGCCAGAGGTGGGTCGTATATAGAACTGAACTATAAAACTTAAAATCAGATTATGAAAAGACTATCAATACTTGCAATGGTTGCTGTTTTCTTTTTTTCCTGTGTGTCAAAAAAGAAATATGTTGCTTTAGAACAACAAAACGGAGAGCTTAGAAGTGAACTTCAAAAAACTCAGGTAGAAAAAGAAGATCTTGAAAAGAAATTTGATATTATTCAAGCCCGAGTTGATGCCTATAATACCAAAATAAATTCCCTTACAGAAGAAAATGATGCCAAATTGGTTACCGTGGATAACGTTGCCGTTATCTCTAACGATACCAAAAAAGCAATGAGGGAAACTCTAAAAAATGTAGACCAAGCAAAATTGGCTGAAGCCAAGACGTTAAAAGATTCAATGGATATTGCAGTTGCATATAATTTACAAAAATCTATGGATACAAGTGAATTATCTGAAGATGAGGATATTGATATAAATATAGATGAGACGGTCGTAATGATCTCAATATCAGATAAAATGCTATTTAATACTGCCAGTTATAAGGTAAGCAATAAGGCTAACGATATACTTCAAAAATTAGCTAATGTAATTAATTCTGAACCAAGTGTTGAAGTAATGGTTGAAGGTCATACAGATTCTAGAAGTATTAGAACTGAAAAAATTGCTGACAACTGGGATCTAAGCGTCTTGAGAGCAACATCTGTTGTAAGAAAGTTACAAGATGATTATGGTGTTGCCCCAGAAAAGCTTATTGCAGCTGGACGTGGAAGTTTTTCTCCTCTAGTTGAAAATGATAATAGAGATAATATGGCGAAAAACAGAAGAACAAGAATCGTAATTCTCCCAAATATTAATAAATTTTTCGCTCTTATGAGCAATAATGGGCAGACTGCTCAAGCTGAGATGAGCGAAAATGCAGTTGACAATTAATAGTGATATTATATTGAATTAGGAAAGCGCACCTTTTTAGGTGCGTTTTTTATTGGTAAAATTTTCCCTCCTTTCCGTTCGGTTGTATTTTTGCATTCCAAAATTTAACATCCGAAAAATCAATGATTAATATTTTTAAGATAGTAGCATTTTTAGAAGGGATTAGCTATATATTACTTCTTTTTATTGCTGTACCCATAAAGTATTTGGCCGAAGATCCGTCTTATGTTAAGATGCTAGGTATGCCGCACGGTATTTTATTTATTATTTATATTATAATGGCACTTTACCTAAGCGTAAACTTAAGTCTTAGCAAAAAAAAACGAAATGGACTTTTATGGGCATC belongs to Aegicerativicinus sediminis and includes:
- a CDS encoding carbon-nitrogen hydrolase; the encoded protein is MKNYKIAVVQLNLNNTPDNNLKKCMDWVRKAAEKGAEVICLPELYSSHYFCQSEDTENFSLAEPLYSTSFQAFSALAKELGVVIIVPFFEKRMAGIYHNSAYIIDTDGSEAGLYRKMHIPDDPHFYEKFYFTPGDLGFRNNSTKKGNIGTLICWDQWYPEAARLTALKGSEVLFYPTAIGWHPQEKEQYGTNQYGAWMNVMKGHAVANGVYVAAANRIGLEKYLPDTNGIEFWGASFIAGPQGEILAQASHDKEEILIAEVDLDLQENVRQNWPFFRDRRIDAFQDLTKRAIDK
- the ppdK gene encoding pyruvate, phosphate dikinase, with the translated sequence MEVVEKIKKRVYTFGNKKAEGNSKMKNLLGGKGANLAEMSAIGIPVPPGFTITTEVCTEYNALGKGIVLANIKKEVEKAVLSVEKIMKAKFGDSENPLLLSVRSGARVSMPGMMDTVLNLGLNDKVVAGLAKKTNNERFAWDSYRRFVQMYGGVVLGMKPKSKTDIDPFEEIIENLKEKRGIQLDTEFTVQDLKDLVFDFKKAVYHRLGKEFPSNPWDQLWMAIIAVFDSWNGKRAIYYRNMHGYPADWGTAVNVQAMVFGNMGLNSGTGVCFTRDAGTGEDVFNGEYLINAQGEDVVAGVRTPQQVTKLGSQRWADLAQVTEKLRINNYPSLEELMPEIFDELNEYQQLLEEHYKDMQDMEFTIQEGKLWILQTRNGKRTGAAMVKIAIDLIKEGLISEEEALLRIDPNKLDELLHPVFDPNALKDAHIIAQGLPASPGAATGQIVFFADEVAKYKNSILVRIETSPEDLEGMNLAKGILTARGGMTSHAAVVARGIGKCCVSGAGALKIDYKDRSMFVDGKEYHEGDWISLNGSTGNIIDGKVATKEPELTGEFGDIMELADKFATMKVRTNADTPKDASIAKNFGAEGIGLTRTEHMFFEVDRIKAMREMILADTVKGRKLALAKLLPMQREDFEGIFKAMQGLPVTIRLLDPPLHEFVPHQLATLKELADEMHISLDSVKVKVSELEEFNPMLGHRGCRLGTTYPEITEMQTRAIIEAALNLKKEGIEAKPEIMIPLVGTFDEFVFQENVIRETAETVFEERQDKIDFSVGTMIEVPRATLIADKIAERADFFSFGTNDLTQMTYGYSRDDAGKFLPDYLEKGILKNDPFEVLDQEGVGQLVHIGITRGRSTKPNLKVGICGEHGGEPSSVAFCYNNGMDYVSCSPYRVPIARVASAQAALKATLN
- a CDS encoding S9 family peptidase; amino-acid sequence: MRTFITILSCTVLFNVSLSQNTNTTTPPKAKKIPETLTIHGDSRIDNYFWMRLSDEQKNASNPDSQTEDVLAYLKEENAYLNLELNHLPDLRETLYNEITGRIKEDDASVPVTENGYSYYTRYEKGKNYPLYCRKKAGINSKEEILLNGPEMAKGKKYFSISNLSVSPNNNLLIFGVDTVSRRRYDLYVKNLETGDIYKDVIGNTTGSGVWANDNKTFFYTSKDLQTLRSNKVFKHKLGTLQSEDKLVFEETDEEFSTWVSKSKSKDYIFIGSFQTLSTEMRYLDADTPDGEFEIIQPRERNLIYRGDHYGDSFYLVTNNKATNFKLVKAPVKAPGLSNWSDVIPHREDVFIENVELFKDFLVVQEREAGLRQIRVMKWSGGDYYLPFKDPTYSAYISANPEFDTDLLRYGYSSFTTPNSIYDYNMKTKEQTLLKQDEVMDPNFSSDNYKVERVFAEVRDGTKVPVSIVYKNSTNPSSTTPLLLYGYGSYGSSQNASFNSTILSLLDRGFIYAIAHIRGGQEMGRKWYEDGKLLKKKNTFTDFIDVGRYLVDKNYTSSDHLYAYGGSAGGLLMGAVINMAPGLWNGIIAAVPFVDVVSTMLDETIPLTTFEFDEWGNPKDENYYRYMLSYSPYDNVEAKDYPNMLITTGYWDSQVQYWEPAKWTAKLRELKTDDNQLYLYTDMESGHGGASGRFERFKRFALMYAFILDLEGIKE
- a CDS encoding alkaline phosphatase D family protein translates to MKFRIKSNWLFLFFTISLIISFSCCQSQKEPEDLPIFIEETTEFQNPALKPFYHGVASGDPLTNAVVIWTRVTPEEKVNEIKVSWEFAEDKEFEMVLEKGVFVTDSLQDYTVKINVDELDPNTYYYYRFKALNGISTVGRTKTAPIENANLKFAVASCSNLQWGYFNAYQGIAKEDSLDAVIHLGDYIYEHGEGVYADTSLERKHVPKHEIVSLGDYRTRYSQYRLDSDLQAAHAEHPFIAIWDDHEITNNAYMDGAQNHQDEEGDYKTRTEIAKKVYYEWMPIRESEHLYRELNFGEMADLFMLDERLDGRTKQVDSINDPTIGNEDRHILGENQMKWLEGSLINSKAKWKIIGNQVIFSYQDWGYPNFKLNTDGWDGYPVEQANLTEFLRSNNLENVIFITGDTHSSWAFEVTNDPFNSYDTNTSEGAIAIEFGVTSITSANSDEGNPKENVINHEKTIVGGKINPHLKYANMRDHGYLLLELSDSLATGSFKMVETVKERKDSMFTDKVISVKNGEHKLNQIQ
- a CDS encoding 5' nucleotidase, NT5C type, with amino-acid sequence MRIFIDMDEVIADTYGAHLDWYNREFEESLTRLECHGKEVMHAVPEDRKQSIRNHCTTKGFFRDLTPIKYSQKVLKDLAIKHEVYIASAAMQFPNSLEEKSQWLDEFFPFIPWQNRILCGHKHVLNGDVLIDDRALNLHQFNGRKLLFSSPHNLHETDFERVDNWLEVEKLLL
- a CDS encoding endonuclease/exonuclease/phosphatase family protein; protein product: MLLAVYYLLVIIAIGGTILPRFNDQHWFFRVWDFGKVQLTILQTILFVIALIFLEFKTPLSIAFTICLVVCIIYNTTILIRYTTLYKVRRPAAYSKRSKSISLLSVNVYQFNSEYQRLIDLVRKIKPDIFLTMESNKDWENALNVLDSEFKHSRKIAQENTYGMHFYTNLEVSDIKTNYFVADDLPSVETILHTKDGYEFVFFGVHPPPPSPTEEETSKERDGELMCISKEVRKLDKTVVVAGDFNNVAWARTSLLFKRTSDMLDPRIGRGFVSTFHADYWFLRFPIDLFFHTKDVYIEEFKTLEHVGSDHLPLYCKFYIGDKASEPDTVDEFDKEQPGDLEEAEELIKEGKKEQSNRPIVAKP